A single region of the Anguilla anguilla isolate fAngAng1 chromosome 17, fAngAng1.pri, whole genome shotgun sequence genome encodes:
- the LOC118216804 gene encoding general transcription factor II-I repeat domain-containing protein 2B-like → MSTKKRKVDAEYLVVKLQKQQGFFTKLHTSRDAATRTSFVISHKIAKNSKPFSEGEFVKECLVDSAALLCPEKKEAFEHVPLSRRTVTRRIEDIAVNLELQLQRDVANFDFFSLALDESCDVRDTAQLLVFVRGITDFKITEELAAMRSMKGTTTGSDLFTEVNACMDTLGLKWDRLTGVTTDGCPNLTGKNVGLLKRLQDKVTENNADQKVVFLHCILHQHVLCKSVLKIDNVIDVVTKIVNFIRARALNHRQFVALLEEHETEHVDISYHTAVRWLSLGKVLKRVWDLKAEIREFCEKKGRDIPELSDEKWMADFAFAVDVTALMTALNTKLQGKGLFIHEMHNLVKAFMTKLQFLSRQLESNNLTHMQTLKEVTPSDDNLRRYSSMLGALHDEFSRRFKDFRTMESEMHLISSPFTCNVDDVPSDVQLELIDLQSDAVLTEHFKSQPLLQFYSSLKQEKFPNMRRHAQKMFVLFGSTYICEQTFSVMKFNKSRYRSFLTDDHLSAVLRISTSNIHPDFDALVKDQQRLDFSH, encoded by the exons ATgtcaactaaaaaaagaaaggtagaCGCTGAAT ATTTGGTCGTTAAGCTACAAAAACAGCAAGGATTTTTTACAAAGCTTCACACATCCAGGGATGCAGCAACCAGGACCAGCTTTGTAATTTCCCACAAAATCGCTAAAAACAGTAAGCCATTCTCAGAGGGCGAGTTCGTAAAAGAGTGCTTGGTGGACTCTGCAGCCCTACTatgtcctgaaaaaaaagaagcttttgaGCACGTCCCGCTGTCCAGGCGCACCGTGACAAGAAGGATCGAGGACATTGCGGTAAATTTGGAACTTCAGCTGCAACGTGATGTGGCAAATTTTGACTTTTTCTCTTTGGCTTTGGACGAGAGCTGTGATGTCCGTGACACAGCCCAGCTACTTGTATTTGTCCGTGGGATAACGGACTTCAAGATTACAGAGGAGCTGGCAGCAATGCGCTCAATGAAAGGGACAACGACGGGGAGCGATTTGTTCACGGAggtaaatgcatgcatggacaCGCTGGGACTGAAATGGGACAGACTGACGGGTGTTACAACGGACGGTTGTCCAAATTTAACAGGGAAAAATGTCGGGCTGTTGAAACGTTTGCAAGATAAAGTGACTGAAAACAACGCAGATCAGAAAGTagtatttttgcattgtattttacatCAGCATGTGTTGTGCAAGTCAGTGCTTAAAATTGACAATGTGATTGATGTTGTAACTAAAATAGTTAACTTTATTAGGGCACGAGCATTGAATCACAGGCAGTTTGTTGCACTTTTAGAGGAGCACGAGACAGAACATGTTGATATCAGCTatcacacagctgtgagatGGCTCAGTCTGGGTAAAGTGCTAAAAAGAGTCTGGGATCTGAAAGCAGAAATCCGAgagttttgtgaaaagaaaggcagagaCATCCCAGAGCTCTCAGATGAGAAGTGGATGGCAGATTTTGCATTTGCTGTTGATGTGACCGCACTGATGACTGCACTGAACACCAAACTGCAAGGCAAGGGCCTTTTCATCCATGAAATGCACAACCTAGTGAAGGCTTTCATGACGAAGTTACAGTTTCTTTCGAGGCAACTGGAGAGCAACAATCTTACTCACATGCAAACCCTGAAAGAAGTCACACCATCAGATGATAACCTCCGCAGGTACTCATCCATGTTAGGAGCACTGCATGATGAGTTTTCAAGGCGATTTAAAGATTTCAGAACAATGGAGAGTGAAATGCACTTGATTTCCTCTCCATTTACCTGCAATGTGGATGATGTGCCTAGTGATGTCCAGCTGGAACTCATTGACCTGCAGTCTGATGCAGTACTCACAGAGCACTTTAAGTCACAACCACTGCTGCAATTCTACTCTTCTCTTAAGCAAGAGAAGTTTCCAAACATGAGGAGACATGCTCAGAAGATGTTTGTTCTCTTTGGATCTACCTACATATGTGAACAAACATTCTCAGTGATGAAGTTTAATAAGTCCAGATACAGATCCTTTCTCACTGATGATCATCTGTCAGCTGTGCTTCGCATCTCAACCTCAAACATTCACCCTGACTTTGATGCACTTGTTAAAGACCAACAGAGACTAGATTTCTCTCactga